A DNA window from Theobroma cacao cultivar B97-61/B2 chromosome 5, Criollo_cocoa_genome_V2, whole genome shotgun sequence contains the following coding sequences:
- the LOC18599026 gene encoding 3,9-dihydroxypterocarpan 6A-monooxygenase codes for MATTKDGLLYYGSLLLVSFICTYLLQFLSKKLSSYGRARARHLPSPPGLPIIGHLHHLLLSSSSFPKKLHSLATRYGPLLQLQMGAATCVLVSNANFAKEILKTQELNFVYRPEFGSPEYNIYHGSDFILAPYGTYWQFLKKLCMTRLLSNSTLNQFVHIREQEMAKLLEYLIKVSEGREFCDLGVPLMSMMNNVICRMAMSTRPWENADEAEKIKKLIEELAVVGGKLSAGDILGPLGKFDLLGYGKKLKKALEKFDRLVEDIMKKHEENTTGRKGKDLMDILMETCNDPSAEVKLTRKDIKAFFLDMFMAGTETSSIAVKWAMGELINHPQVFKKLRQEISSVVGPDRLIKESDVQNLPYLQAVVKETLRLHPPSVTLLRQSNEDCKIDGFYLKSKSRIIVNLYSIMRDPNSWNSPDEFIPDRFMGNTNLNSNKELMEMKGQNFDYLPFGSGRRVCPGASLALATIHATVGALVQCFDWKVTGGEMVDMREASGFAATLAMASPLVCYPVTQFNPIEEG; via the exons ATGGCCACTACTAAAGATGGACTTCTTTACTATGGCTCCTTGCTCTTAGTTTCGTTCATTTGCACCTATCTCCTTCAGTTCCTTTCAAAGAAGTTGTCCAGTTATGGACGCGCCCGGGCTCGACACCTTCCGAGCCCACCAGGTCTACCCATCATTGGCCACCTCCATCACCTGCTGCTAAGCTCCAGTAGTTTTCCAAAGAAACTGCATAGCCTAGCCACTCGTTATGGCCCACTCTTGCAGCTTCAAATGGGAGCAGCAACATGTGTCCTGGTCTCCAACGCCAATTTTGCCAAAGAAATCTTGAAAACCCAGGAGCTTAATTTCGTCTACCGTCCAGAATTCGGTTCCCCTGAATACAATATATATCATGGATCTGATTTTATCCTTGCACCATATGGCACGTATTGGCAGTTTTTGAAGAAGCTGTGCATGACCAGACTTCTCTCTAACTCGACGCTTAATCAATTTGTCCATATTCGGGAGCAAGAGATGGCGAAACTCTTGGAATATCTTATCAAGGTATCTGAAGGAAGAGAGTTTTGCGATCTGGGCGTGCCACTAATGTCCATGATGAACAATGTAATTTGTAGAATGGCGATGAGCACAAGACCCTGGGAGAATGCTGACGAAGCAGAGAAGATTAAGAAGTTGATTGAAGAGTTAGCTGTGGTTGGAGGAAAATTAAGTGCAGGGGACATATTAGGCCCCCTGGGAAAATTTGACCTGCTTGGCTATGGAAAAAAGCTCAAAAAGGCACTTGAGAAGTTTGATAGATTGGTTGAGGACATCATGAAGAAACATGAAGAGAATACTACTGGTAGAAAAGGGAAGGATTTAATGGATATCCTTATGGAGACTTGCAACGACCCAAGTGCTGAAGTCAAGTTGACCCGAAAGGACATCAAGGCCTTCTTCCTG GACATGTTTATGGCCGGAACTGAAACATCATCAATAGCAGTGAAATGGGCCATGGGAGAGCTCATCAACCATCCACAAGTTTTCAAGAAACTGAGACAGGAAATATCTTCAGTGGTGGGGCCTGACAGATTGATCAAAGAATCAGACGTGCAAAATCTCCCTTACTTACAAGCTGTTGTGAAAGAAACCCTAAGGCTACATCCTCCGTCAGTTACTCTCCTCAGACAAAGCAACGAAGACTGCAAGATCGACGGCTTTTATTTGAAGTCTAAGAGTCGGATCATTGTCAACCTTTACTCCATCATGCGGGACCCAAATTCATGGAATAGTCCAGATGAATTCATTCCAGACAGGTTTATGGGCAACACCAATCTAAACTCAAACAAGGAGCTAATGGAAATGAAAGGACAGAACTTCGATTACCTCCCATTTGGGAGTGGGCGGCGTGTATGTCCTGGAGCATCGCTTGCCTTGGCAACCATACATGCAACGGTTGGAGCCTTGGTTCAGTGTTTTGATTGGAAAGTCACAGGTGGAGAAATGGTTGATATGAGAGAGGCATCGGGGTTTGCCGCTACTTTGGCAATGGCAAGCCCCTTGGTGTGTTATCCTGTCACACAATTTAATCCAATTGAAGAAGGCTAG